One Heterodontus francisci isolate sHetFra1 chromosome 37, sHetFra1.hap1, whole genome shotgun sequence genomic window carries:
- the LOC137351909 gene encoding uncharacterized protein isoform X1: MDLGADRAFVLHGVRSPLRKKPNGYLTNSQRTFTMHQQVPRDLSADWRLHSSSAKTPMDDELKEWPVSGSRKDSPSIDELEQSLSELKVQVKGLTDSLSPELLTEYKKIGESESIFRSSGKNGDWSVLSDRTFPEEDVVGQPKNPDESEWFLRPRHLVQSLGRYPVLEDLGVPIRSMSPVDRMVGLTGSELSSKNCRASTISPVDHAYRESFPLRMGAPHVIGVRALLPPQIPVRPQSPERTRSSFLRDQTQTLRRSRSIRSRSLSPASKRSRWQQSRSQSPKPVWRPSSAKVNACGQPPPPINRQRSGSKTMTSSRLSRSYSYRPGALNLSSQLVPSENLEDSLRSLWTPYSLAAPALTSLSTQEISERFLQSLAEGDVRQSLVEMSPYQQELSQLRLQRLRVEEELLLELKRQQELERIRGPQPKWYEMKGSRFHYEAHKNNELLRNSKDWQSVFNYREDLLSASKDFTQNGCHRNPDSA, encoded by the exons ATGGATCTTGGCGCGGATCGGGCGTTTGTTCTGCATGGAGTCAGGAGCCCTTTGAG GAAGAAACCAAATGGTTATCTTACAAACTCCCAAAGGACATTCACCATGCATCAGCAAGTACCAAGAGACCTATCAGCAGACTGGAGACTCCACAGCAGCTCAGCAAAGACGCCCATGGATGATGAACTGAAGG AATGGCCTGTGTCCGGCAGCAGGAAGGACAGTCCCAGCATTGATGAGTTGGAGCAAAGTTTAAGTGAACTGAAGGTGCAAGTAAAAGGCCTGACTGACAGTCTGAGCCCTGAATTATTGACAGAGTACAAGAAGATAGGAGAGTCGGAGAGCATCTTCCGATCCAGTGGCAAAAACGGTGACTGGTCAGTTTTGAGTGATAGGACGTTTCCTGAGGAGGATGTAGTTGGGCAACCAAAAAACCCTGATGAGTCAGAATGGTTTTTGAGGCCAAGGCATTTAGTGCAGTCACTGGGCAGATATCCGGTGCTTGAAGACCTTGGTGTTCCTATTCGCTCCATGTCGCCTGTTGATCGAATGGTGGGTCTCACTGGAAGTGAACTCTCCAGCAAAAACtgcagagcctccaccatctcacCTGTCGACCATGCCTACAGAGAAAGCTTTCCGCTTAGGATGGGTGCACCGCATGTAATTGGAGTCAGGGCTCTGCTTCCTCCTCAGATTCCTGTCCGGCCTCAATCCCCTGAAAGAACCAGATCATCATTCCTCAGAGACCAAACTCAGACTCTCAGACGCTCCAGAAGCATCCGATCACGTTCTCTGTCCCCAGCTTCTAAAAGAAGTCGTTGGCAGCAGTCCCGCTCCCAGTCTCCCAAACCCGTGTGGAGACCAAGTTCTGCGAAAGTAAATGCATGTGGGCAGCCACCTCCCCCCATTAACAGGCAGAGGTCAGGGAGCAAGACGATGACCTCCAGCAGATTGTCCCGATCATATTCCTATAGACCAGGAGCGCTCAACTTAAGCTCTCAACTTGTGCCCAGTGAGAACCTGGAAGACAGCTTGAGATCCTTGTGGACTCCATACAGTTTAGCAGCCCCAGCTTTGACATCTCTTTCTACTCAGGAAATCAGTGAAAG GTTCCTGCAGTCGCTGGCAGAGGGCGATGTCAGACAGTCTTTGGTGGAAATGTCTCCATACCAACAAGAGCTGTCTCAGCTGAGGCTGCAGCGTCTCCGTGTAGAGGAAGAGTTACTCCTGGAGCTGAAACGGCAACAAGAGCTGGAGAGAATACGGGGCCCACAGCCCAAGTG GTATGAAATGAAAGGATCTCGCTTCCATTATGAGGCTCACAAGAACAATGAACTGCTACGAAACAGCAAGGACTGGCAGTCTGTGTTTAACTATCGAGAGGATCTGCTTTCTGCATCTAAGGACTTCACACAAAATGGCTGTCACAGAAACCCAGACTCTGCATGA
- the LOC137351909 gene encoding uncharacterized protein isoform X2, producing the protein MDLGADRAFVLHGVRSPLRKKPNGYLTNSQRTFTMHQQVPRDLSADWRLHSSSAKTPMDDELKEWPVSGSRKDSPSIDELEQSLSELKVQVKGLTDSLSPELLTEYKKIGESESIFRSSGKNGDWSVLSDRTFPEEDVVGQPKNPDESEWFLRPRHLVQSLGRYPVLEDLGVPIRSMSPVDRMVGLTGSELSSKNCRASTISPVDHAYRESFPLRMGAPHVIGVRALLPPQIPVRPQSPERTRSSFLRDQTQTLRRSRSIRSRSLSPASKRSRWQQSRSQSPKPVWRPSSAKVNACGQPPPPINRQRSGSKTMTSSRLSRSYSYRPGALNLSSQLVPSENLEDSLRSLWTPYSLAAPALTSLSTQEISERFLQSLAEGDVRQSLVEMSPYQQELSQLRLQRLRVEEELLLELKRQQELERIRGPQPKW; encoded by the exons ATGGATCTTGGCGCGGATCGGGCGTTTGTTCTGCATGGAGTCAGGAGCCCTTTGAG GAAGAAACCAAATGGTTATCTTACAAACTCCCAAAGGACATTCACCATGCATCAGCAAGTACCAAGAGACCTATCAGCAGACTGGAGACTCCACAGCAGCTCAGCAAAGACGCCCATGGATGATGAACTGAAGG AATGGCCTGTGTCCGGCAGCAGGAAGGACAGTCCCAGCATTGATGAGTTGGAGCAAAGTTTAAGTGAACTGAAGGTGCAAGTAAAAGGCCTGACTGACAGTCTGAGCCCTGAATTATTGACAGAGTACAAGAAGATAGGAGAGTCGGAGAGCATCTTCCGATCCAGTGGCAAAAACGGTGACTGGTCAGTTTTGAGTGATAGGACGTTTCCTGAGGAGGATGTAGTTGGGCAACCAAAAAACCCTGATGAGTCAGAATGGTTTTTGAGGCCAAGGCATTTAGTGCAGTCACTGGGCAGATATCCGGTGCTTGAAGACCTTGGTGTTCCTATTCGCTCCATGTCGCCTGTTGATCGAATGGTGGGTCTCACTGGAAGTGAACTCTCCAGCAAAAACtgcagagcctccaccatctcacCTGTCGACCATGCCTACAGAGAAAGCTTTCCGCTTAGGATGGGTGCACCGCATGTAATTGGAGTCAGGGCTCTGCTTCCTCCTCAGATTCCTGTCCGGCCTCAATCCCCTGAAAGAACCAGATCATCATTCCTCAGAGACCAAACTCAGACTCTCAGACGCTCCAGAAGCATCCGATCACGTTCTCTGTCCCCAGCTTCTAAAAGAAGTCGTTGGCAGCAGTCCCGCTCCCAGTCTCCCAAACCCGTGTGGAGACCAAGTTCTGCGAAAGTAAATGCATGTGGGCAGCCACCTCCCCCCATTAACAGGCAGAGGTCAGGGAGCAAGACGATGACCTCCAGCAGATTGTCCCGATCATATTCCTATAGACCAGGAGCGCTCAACTTAAGCTCTCAACTTGTGCCCAGTGAGAACCTGGAAGACAGCTTGAGATCCTTGTGGACTCCATACAGTTTAGCAGCCCCAGCTTTGACATCTCTTTCTACTCAGGAAATCAGTGAAAG GTTCCTGCAGTCGCTGGCAGAGGGCGATGTCAGACAGTCTTTGGTGGAAATGTCTCCATACCAACAAGAGCTGTCTCAGCTGAGGCTGCAGCGTCTCCGTGTAGAGGAAGAGTTACTCCTGGAGCTGAAACGGCAACAAGAGCTGGAGAGAATACGGGGCCCACAGCCCAAGTGGTAA